A stretch of the Athene noctua chromosome 35, bAthNoc1.hap1.1, whole genome shotgun sequence genome encodes the following:
- the DMPK gene encoding myotonin-protein kinase isoform X9: MEYYVGGDLLTLLSKFGDRLPLAMARFYLAELVMAIDSVHRLGYVHRDIKPDNILLDRWGHVRLGDFGSCLRLGPDGTVRSSVAVGTPDYLSPEILLAVEDPARSYGPECDWWALGVLAYEMFFGHTPFFAESVLETYAKILHFQDHLHLPDEPEPEPPPAGGGVSGSAAKGVSSAPGACPRVPAAARALVRGLLCAREARLGRGGARDFRPLPLFAGLRWAALRRARAPFAPAAAGAADTSNFDVLDDCVSQPEEPWDPPELGLHLPFVGYSYARGPPEEEEEEDEEEDEDEDEEWDQDVAMELEGDWGTPPETGTPPGVGTPVAIGTPPHQGTPPPTGPPPDTGVPLSQGPPPPAGTPEPPDTPPQKGSPPPAGAPPQEGAPSPQGDPAPMGAPLPQTSAPPPGAAPQERTPPSRVTLPPEPPPPQGPPPSQGPPLTGGAPPRTPPPEGTEPPRAPPEEPARPVPVPAEEAGPVPELRAALAAERRGRAALERELGLLRAAGQGLARRLQEAESRNRELEAKLRQSPPLGPGPPSHQGGAGQPPAITAPPAEPPADPGSGGPPRLFRSPLGVPLSRHLLLWARVCGAARAAATVTPPRGWDTPPGHGHPPPPGGDNRGWDMAWPLLALSHTPSPAGSATSTSAPRRAVATPPGPPPRCHQGLPAALRRQPAPPRPPGDPPVSGTPLPEGGPPPEAAGLTSTPSSCT, encoded by the exons ATGGAGTACTACGTGGGGGGGGACCTCCTGACCCTGCTCAGCAAGTTTGGGGACCGGCTGCCCCTGGCCATGGCCCGCTTCTACCTGGCCGAGCTGGTGATGGCCATTGACTCCGTCCACCGCCTGGGCTACGTGCACCG GGACATCAAACCCGACAACATCCTCCTGGACCGCTGGGGCCACGTCCGGCTCGGGGACTTCGGGTCCTGCCTCAGGCTGGGGCCTGACGGCACC gTCCGCTCCTCGGTGGCCGTGGGGACCCCCGACTACTTGTCCCCCGAGATCCTGCTGGCGGTGGAGGACCCCGCCCGCTCCTACGGCCCCGAGTGCGACTGGTGGGCGCTGGGGGTCCTGGCCTACGAGATGTTCTTCGGGCACACGCCCTTCTTCGCCGAGTCTGTGCTGGAGACCTACGCCAAGATCCTGCACTTCCAG GACCACCTGCACCTACCGGACGAAccggagccggagccgccgccggcgggagggggcgtgTCCGGGAGCGCCGCGAAGGGCGTGTCCTCGGCGCCGGGGGCGTGTCCgcgggtgccggcggcggcgcgcgcgctGGTGCGGGGGCTGCTGTGCGCGCGCGAGGCGcggctggggcggggcggggcgcgcgacTTCCGGCCGCTGCCGCTGTTCGCGGGGCTGCGCTGGGCCGCGCTCCGCCGCGCCCGGGCCCCCttcgcccccgccgccgccggcgccgccgaCACCTCCAACTTCGACGTCCTGGACGACTGCGTCAGCCAGCCG GAGGAGCCGTGGGACCCCCCCGAGCTGGGGCTGCACCTGCCCTTTGTGGGGTACTCGTACGCCCGCGGACCCCCCGA ggaggaggaggaggaggacgaggaggaggatgaagatgaggacgAGGAGTGGGACCAGGACGTGGCCATGGAGCTGGAGGGGGACTGGGGGACCCCCCCGGagacagggacccccccgggcgtGGGGACCCCCGTGGCCATAGGGACCCCCCCGCACCAGGGGACTCCTCCACCAACGGGCCCCCCCCCGGACACGGGGGTCCCTCTGTCACAGggccctcccccacccgcggggACCCCTGAACCCCCAGACACGCCCCCCCAGAAAGGGTCCCCCCCACCTGCAGGGGCGCCCCCCCAAGAAggagccccctccccgcagggGGACCCCGCACCCATGGGGGCTCCCCTCCCCCAaacctctgccccccccccgggagcagccccccaAGAGAGGACCCCTCCGTCCCGAGTGACActcccccccgagccccccccgccccagggcccccccccgtCGCAGGGTCCCCCCTTaaccgggggggcccccccgcggACGCCACCTCCTGAGGGCACGGagcccccccgggcaccccctgAGGAACCG GCGCGGCCGGTCCCGGTGCCGGCGGAGGAGGCGGGGCCGGTCCCGGAGCTGcgggcggcgctggcggcggagcggcgcgggcgggcggcgctggagcgggagctggggctgctccggGCGGCGGGACAGGGGCTGGCCCG GCGCCTGCAGGAGGCCGAGAGCCGCAACCGGGAACTGGAAGCGAAGCTGCGGCAGAGCCCCCCCCTggggcccggccccccctcgCACCAAG GAGGCGCAGGGCAGCCCCCCGCCATCACAGCCCcccccgcggagcccccggcAGAC CCCGGCAgcgggggccccccccggctTTTCCGCTCCCCCCTGGGGGTGCCCCTGTCCcgccacctcctgctctgggcccgGGTATGTGGGGCCGCGCGCGCTGCTGCCACTGTcacacccccccggggctgggacacccccccAGGGCAtggccacccccccccccccggagggGACAACCGCGGCTGGGACATGGCATGGCCACTGCTGGCACTGTCACACACCCCTTCCCCCGCGGGAAGTGCCACCTCCACCAGTGCCCCCCGCCGCGCTGTCGCCACCCCCCCGG gtccccccccccggtgtcaccaaGGACTGCCTGCTGCTCTGCGCCGCCAGcctgcacccccccgcccccccggggacccccctgTGAGTGGGACCCCCCTGCCCGAGGGGGGACCCCCCCCTGAGGCAGCCGGGCTCACCAGCACCCCCTCTTCTTGCACTTGA